The following nucleotide sequence is from Roseivirga sp. BDSF3-8.
ATGATCAGCCCTGATTTCGTCGGATTTACCTTTGCAGTACATAATGGTAATAAATTCATACCTGTGTATGTGACTGAAAACATGGTAGGTCATAAATTTGGAGAATTTGCTCCTACCCGTACTTTCAAAGGACATATTGCTAAGAAAGATAAAGGCAGAAGATAATGGAAGCAGTAGCCAAATTGAAAAATGTACCCACCTCTCCAAGGAAGATGAGGTTGGTAGCCGATATCATTCGAGGAGAAAGAGTTAATAAGGCACTAGGTATTTTGAAATACCACCCGAGAGAAAGTGCTACTCGCTTAGAAAAACTGCTTCTTTCAGCGATTTCAAACTGGCAGGCTAAGAATGAGGATGCCAGATTAGAAGAATCTGATCTCTACATCAAAGAAATATTTGTTGATAGTGGTCGAATTCTAAAAAGACTCAGACCAGCTCCTCAGGGTCGTGCGCATAGAATACGCAAAAGATCCAATCATGTAACTATAGTAGTGGACACATTTGAACCTGCTGTTACAACTAATGAGGAGAAAGAAACTGAAAACACTGATAACGCTTAAGGAATGGGACAGAAAGTAAATCCTATCGGGTTTAGACTTGGTATCGTTAAAGGTTGGGACTCCAACTGGTATGGCGGAAAGTCTTTCTCTGATAAACTTGTAGAAGATCATAACATTCGTAAGTACATCGAAGTACGAATTCCTAAGGGTGGAGTTTCGAAAGTTATAATCGAGCGAACACTTAAGCGTATCACACTTACAATTCATACAGCCCGTCCCGGTGTAGTTATTGGTAAGGGTGGTTCAGAGGTTGACAAGATCAAAGAAGAGCTGAAAAAGCTTACAGGTAAGGATGTTCAGATTAATATCTTTGAAATTAAACGACCTGAGCTTGATGCTAAGCTGGTAGGGGATTCAATCGCCCAACAGTTAGAGGCTCGTATATCATACCGTAGAGCAATGAAGCAAGCTATCGCTTCTTCTATGCGTGTAGGCGCTCAGGGTATTAAGATTAAAGTAAGTGGGCGCCTTGGTGGTGCTGAGATGGCACGTACGGAACAGTATAAAGAAGGTAGAATTCCCCTTCATACTCTTCGTGCTGATATCGACTATGCTTTCTCTGAGGCTAATACAGTATATGGAAAGATCGGTATTAAGGTCTGGATATTTAAAGGTGAGGTCTTTGGAAAGCGTGACCTATCCCCTAATGTTGGCCTTGGTGGGCAGCAAGGTGGAGGACGTCGCAAAAGAGG
It contains:
- the rpsS gene encoding 30S ribosomal protein S19 yields the protein MARSLKKGPYIDFRLDNKVQAMSESGKKSVIKTWSRRSMISPDFVGFTFAVHNGNKFIPVYVTENMVGHKFGEFAPTRTFKGHIAKKDKGRR
- the rplV gene encoding 50S ribosomal protein L22, giving the protein MEAVAKLKNVPTSPRKMRLVADIIRGERVNKALGILKYHPRESATRLEKLLLSAISNWQAKNEDARLEESDLYIKEIFVDSGRILKRLRPAPQGRAHRIRKRSNHVTIVVDTFEPAVTTNEEKETENTDNA
- the rpsC gene encoding 30S ribosomal protein S3 encodes the protein MGQKVNPIGFRLGIVKGWDSNWYGGKSFSDKLVEDHNIRKYIEVRIPKGGVSKVIIERTLKRITLTIHTARPGVVIGKGGSEVDKIKEELKKLTGKDVQINIFEIKRPELDAKLVGDSIAQQLEARISYRRAMKQAIASSMRVGAQGIKIKVSGRLGGAEMARTEQYKEGRIPLHTLRADIDYAFSEANTVYGKIGIKVWIFKGEVFGKRDLSPNVGLGGQQGGGRRKRGDGNPRRRKK